In Syntrophobacterales bacterium, one DNA window encodes the following:
- a CDS encoding type II toxin-antitoxin system RelE/ParE family toxin produces MIKSFIHKGLEDFFYDGTRKGIQAKHASKLVAILDRLDAANEIKDTNYPGSGLHLIPKTKGRWSIKVSGNWRLTFEFKNGEALNVDVEDYH; encoded by the coding sequence ATGATAAAGTCTTTTATCCATAAAGGCCTGGAAGATTTTTTCTACGATGGAACTCGTAAAGGCATACAAGCCAAGCATGCTTCCAAACTGGTGGCGATATTGGATAGGCTTGATGCGGCAAATGAAATCAAGGATACGAACTACCCCGGCTCCGGCCTTCATCTGATTCCCAAAACGAAGGGGCGCTGGTCGATAAAGGTCTCCGGTAACTGGCGTTTGACGTTTGAATTCAAGAATGGAGAAGCACTGAACGTAGACGTCGAAGACTATCATTGA